A window of Castor canadensis chromosome 10, mCasCan1.hap1v2, whole genome shotgun sequence contains these coding sequences:
- the Stab1 gene encoding stabilin-1 isoform X7, producing the protein MAMGVCVCPKTLAPPTLVAAPATPPCVYTRSQARPSAHVNQACSASTTMPLLAASPSAPATPVTNQPPASCVCKEGEVGDGRACYGHLLHEVQRANQIGLVFLRLTVAIAMLEQGCLEILTTSGPFTVLVPSLSSSSPSSSSSSLTPRTMNAALAQELCRQHIIAGQHILEDTGTQNTRRWWTLAGQEITVTFNRLRYTYKYKDQPQQTFSIHKANYIAANGVFHVVTALRWQPPPRLPGDPKKTIDQILASTEAFSRFETILENCGLPSILDGPGPFTVFVPSNEAVDSLRDGRLIYLFTSGLSKLQELVRYHIYNHGQLTVEKLISKGRVLTMANQVLVVNISEEGRILLGPEAVPLRRVDVPAANGVIHMLEGILLPPTILPILPKNCDEEQYKVVLGSCVDCQALNTSKCPPNSVKLEIFPKECVYTHDPTGLNMLKKGCAHYCNQTITKRGCCKGFFGPDCTQCPGGFSNPCYGKGNCSDGVQGNGACLCFPDYKGIACHICSNPNKHGDQCQEDCGCVHGLCDNRPGSGGVCQHGTCAPGFRGRFCNESMGDCGPMGLAQLCHRHARCVSQAGVARCVCLNGFDGDGYSCTRSNPCSHPDRGGCSQNAECVPGDLGTHHCTCHKGWSGDGRVCVAIDECVLDTRGGCHADALCSYVGPGQSRCTCKLGFAGDGYECSPIDPCRVGNGGCHGLATCKAVGGGQRVCTCPPRFGGDGFSCYGDIFRELEANAHFSAFFKWFKSADITLPADSRVTALVPSESAIRRLSPEDQAFWLQPKMLPNLVRAHFLKGTFSEEKLASLSGQEVDTLSPTTHWEIRNISGRVWVQNASVDVADLLATNGVLHILNQVLLPPRGDVQTGQGLLQQLDLVPAFRLFRELLQHHKLVAQIEAATAYTIFVPTNSSLEAQGNSSSLDADAVRHHVILGEALSRETLSKGGHRNSVLGPAHWLVFYNHSGQPEVNHVPIEGPLLEAPGCSLFGLSGVLTVGSSRCLHSHAEALREKCINCTRKFRCTQGFQLQDTPRKSCVYRSGISFSRGCSYTCVKKIQVPDCCPGFFGMLCEPCPGGVGGVCSGHGQCQDRLLGSGECRCHEGFHGTACEMCELGRYGPTCTGVCDCAHGLCQEGLRGDGSCVCNVGWQGLHCDQKISSPQCLKNCDPNANCVQDSAGAAVCICAAGYSGNGSYCSEVDPCAHDHGGCSPHANCTKVAPGQRTCTCRDGYTGDGQLCQETNACLIHHGGCHIHADCIPTGPQQVSCSCREGYSGDGIQTCDLLDLCSQNNGGCSPYAVCKSSGDGQRTCTCDTAHTVGDGFTCRARVGLELLRDKHASFFSLHLLEYKELKGNGPFTIFVPHADLMTNLSQDELARIRAHRQLVFRYHVVGCRQLRSQEMLDEGYATALSGHSLRFSEREGSIYLNDFARIVSSDHEAVNGVLHFIDRVLLPPDVLHWEADATPAPRRNVTMAAESFGYKIFSHLVTTAGLLPMLRDASHQPFTMLWPTDSALQTLPPDRQAWLYHEDHRDKLSAILRGHVIRNVEALAADLPNLGPLRTMHGTPISFSCSRVRPGELMVGEDDAHIVQRHLPFEGGLAYGIDQLLEPPGLGARCDRFETRPLRLKTCSICGLEPPCPEGSKEQGSPEACWRYYSKFWTTPPLGSLALRSVWVRPSLWSQPQRLGRGCHRNCVTTNWKPSCCPGHYGSDCQACPGGPSSPCSDHGVCLDGMSGSGQCQCRSGFAGTACELCAPGAFGLHCQACRCSSHGHCDDGLGGSGSCFCDEGWTGPHCEVQLELQSVCTPPCAPQAMCRAGNSCECSLGYEGDGRVCTVVDLCQKGHGGCSEHANCSQVGTVVTCACLPNYEGDGWNCRARNPCLDSHRGGCSEHADCLNTGPNTRRCECHVGYVGDGLQCLEEPEPPVDRCLDQPPPCHADAVCTDLHFQEKRAGVFHLQASSGPYGLTFLEAEVACGTQGGVLATLPQLSAAQQLGFHLCLVGWLANGSAAHPVVFPAADCGDGRVGVVSLGVRKNLSEHWDAYCYRVQDVACSCRVGFVGDGISVCNGKLLDVLAATANFSTFYGMLLSYANATQRGLDFLDFLDDELTYKTLFVPVNEGFVDNTTLSGPDLELHASNATFLSANASQGTLLPAHSGLSLIISDLSPENSSGALVAPGAVVVSHVIMWDIMAVNGIIHVLASPLLAPPQTGAFLAPEAPPVATSVGAVVAAGTLLGLVSGALYLRARSKPAGFGFSAFQAEDDADDDFSPWQQGTSPTLVSVPNPVFGSHDAFCEPFDDSLMEEDFPDTQRILAVK; encoded by the exons ATGGCGATGGGAGTGTGTGTCTGCCCCAAGACCCTTGCACCACCAACTTTGGTGGCTGCCCCAGCAACTCCACCTTGTGTATATACCAGAAGCCAGGCAAG GCCATCTGCTCATGTCAACCAGGCCTGCTCAGCATCAACCACAATGCCTCTGCTGGCTGCTTCGCCTTCTGCTCCCGCCACTCCTGTGACCAATCAGCCACCTGCCAG CTGTGTATGCAAGGAGGGCGAGGTAGGGGATGGGCGTGCCTGCTATGGACACCTGCTCCATGAAGTGCAGAGGGCCAACCAGATAGGCCTGGTGTTTCTGCGGCTGACAGTTGCCATCGCCATGCTGG AGCAGGGATGCTTGGAGATCCTCACCACATCGGGCCCGTTCACTGTGCTGGTGCCATCCCTCTCCTCCAGCTCCCCCAGCTCCTCCAGCTCCTCCCTCACCCCTCGGACCATGAAC GCGGCACTTGCCCAGGAGCTCTGCAGACAGCACATCATTGCAGGACAGCACATCCTGGAGGACACAGGGACCCAGAACACACGCAGGTGGTGGACACTGGCCGGGCAGGAGATCACTGTCACCTTCAACCGCCTG AGATACACCTACAAGTACAAAGACCAACCCCAGCAGACATTCAGCATCCACAAGGCCAACTACATAGCAGCCAATGGTGTCTTCCATGTTGTCACTGCCCTGCGGTGGCAGCCCCCACCCAGGCTCCCTGGCGACCCCAAG AAAACCATTGACCAGATCCTTGCCTCTACCGAGGCCTTCAGCCGGTTTGAAACCATTCTGGAG AACTGTGGACTACCTTCCATCCTGGATGGGCCTGGGCCCTTCACAGTCTTTGTCCCGAGCAATGAGGCTGTGGACAGCTTGCGTGATGGTCGTCTGATCTACCTCTTCACATCA GGCCTCTCTAAACTGCAGGAGCTGGTGAGGTACCACATCTACAACCACGGCCAG CTGACCGTGGAGAAGCTCATTTCCAAGGGGCGGGTCCTCACCATGGCAAACCAGGTCCTGGTTGTGAATATCTCTGAGGAG GGGCGCATCCTTTTGGGACCTGAGGCAGTGCCTCTGAGGAGAGTGGATGTGCCAGCTGCCAATGGTGTGATCCATATGCTGGAAGGCATCTTGCTGCCACCAACCATTCTGCCCATCTTGCCCAAAAACTGTGACGAGGAGCAGTACAAGGTCGTCCTG gGCTCCTGTGTGGACTGCCAAGCCCTGAATACCAGCAAATGCCCCCCCAACAGTGTGAAGCTG GAAATCTTCCCCAAGGAGTGTGTCTACACCCATGACCCTACTGGGCTCAACATGCTGAAGAAGGGCTGTGCTCACTATTGCAACCAGACTATCACA AAACGTGGCTGCTGCAAAGGGTTTTTTGGGCCTGACTGCACACAGTGTCCTGGGGGCTTCTCTAACCCCTGCTATGGCAAAGGCAAT TGCAGTGATGGGGTCCAGGGCAATGGggcctgcctctgcttcccagacTACAAGGGTATCGCCTGCCATATCTGCTCCAACCCAAACAAGCATGGAGACCAGTGCCAGGAAG ACTGTGGCTGTGTCCATGGCCTATGTGACAACCGTCCAGGCAGTGGGGGTGTGTGTCAGCATGGCACATGTGCTCCTGGCTTCAGAGGCCGTTTCTGCAATGAGTCTATGGGGGACTGTGGGCCCATGGGGCTGGCCCAGCTCTGCCACCGGCATGCTCGCTGTGTTAGCCAGGCAGGCGTTGCCAG GTGTGTCTGCCTCAATGGCTTCGACGGCGATGGTTACTCTTGCACACGCAGCAACCCCTGCTCCCATCCAGACCGCGGCGGCTGCTCACAGAAC GCTGAGTGTGTCCCTGGGGACCTGGGCACCCACCACTGCACGTGCCACAAAGGCTGGAGCGGGGATGGGCGCGTCTGTGTGGCCATTGATGAGTGTGTGCTGGACACTCGAGGTGGCTGCCACGCTGATGCCCTCTGCAGCTATGTGGGCCCTGGGCAG AGCCGGTGTACCTGCAAGCTGGGCTTTGCTGGGGACGGTTATGAGTGCAGCCCCATCGATCCCTGCCGTGTGGGCAACGGTGGCTGCCATGGCCTG GCTACCTGCAAGGCAGTAGGAGGAGGTCAACGAGTCTGCACATGTCCCCCTCGTTTTGGGGGTGATGGCTTCAGTTGCTATGGAGACATCTTCCGG GAACTGGAGGCCAATGCTCACTTCTCTGCCTTCTTCAAGTGGTTCAAG AGTGCTGACATCACTCTTCCTGCTGACAGCCGAGTCACAGCCCTTGTGCCTTCTGAGTCTGCCATCCGCAGGCTGAGCCCCGAGGACCAGGCCTTCTGGCTGCAGCCGAAAATGCTGCCAAACCTGGTCAG GGCCCATTTTCTCAAGGGTACCTTTTCTGAGGAGAAGCTGGCCAGTTTGAGTGGGCAGGAAGTGGACACCCTAAGCCCTACCACACACTGGGAGATTCGCAACATCAGTGGG AGAGTCTGGGTACAGAATGCTAGCGTGGATGTAGCTGACCTCCTGGCCACCAACGGTGTCCTACATATCCTCAACCAG GTCTTGCTGCCCCCACGAGGGGATGTGCAGACTGGGCAGGGGTTGCTGCAGCAGCTGGACCTGGTACCTGCCTTCCGCCTCTTCCGGGAGCTGCTGCAG CACCACAAGCTGGTGGCCCAGATCGAGGCCGCCACTGCCTATACCATCTTTGTGCCCACAAACAGCTCCCTGGAGGCCCAGGGCAACAGCAGCAGCCTG GATGCAGATGCAGTACGACACCATGTGATCCTGGGGGAAGCACTCTCCAGGGAAACCCTGAGCAAGGGGGGACACCGCAACTCCGTCCTGGGCCCAGCTCACTGGCTCGTTTTCTACAACCACAGTGGTCAG CCTGAAGTGAACCATGTGCCGATAGAAGGCCCCTTGCTAGAGGCCCCTGGCTGCTCGCTATTTGGTCTGTCGGGGGTCCTGACCGTGGGCTCAAGTCGCTGCCTACACAGCCATGCAGAGGCCTTGAGG GAGAAATGCATAAACTGCACCCGGAAATTCCGCTGCACTCAGGGCTTCCAGCTACAG GACACACCCAGGAAGAGCTGTGTCTACAGATCTGGCATCTCTTTCTCTAGAGGCTGTTCTTACACCTGTGTCAAGAAGATTCAG GTGCCCGACTGCTGCCCCGGATTCTTTGGCATGCTGTGTGAGCCGTGCCCAGGGGGTGTGGGAGGTGTGTGCTCAGGCCACGGGCAGTGCCAGGACAGGCTCCTGGGCAGTGGGGAGTGCCGCTGCCATGAGGGCTTTCATGGAACAGCCTGTGAGATGTGTGAACTGGGCCGCTACGGGCCTACCTGCACTGGAG TGTGTGACTGTGCCCACGGGCTGTGCCAGGAGGGCCTGCGAGGTGATGGGAGTTGTGTCTGTAACGTGGGCTGGCAGGGTCTCCACTGTGACCAGA AAATCTCTAGCCCTCAGTGTCTCAAGAACTGTGACCCTAATGCCAA CTGTGTACAGGACTCGGCTGGAGCTGCTGTCTGCATCTGTGCTGCAGGATACTCAGGCAACGGCAGCTACTGTTCAG AGGTGGACCCTTGTGCCCATGACCATGGGGGTTGCTCCCCTCATGCCAACTGCACCAAGGTGGCACCTGGACAGCGGACGTGTACCTGCCGTGATGGCTACACAGGCGATGGGCAGCTGTGCCAGG AAACTAATGCCTGTCTCATCCACCATGGGGGTTGCCACATTCATGCTGATTGCATCCCTACAGGACCTCAGCAG GTCTCCTGCAGCTGCCGCGAGGGCTACAGTGGTGATGGCATTCAGACCTGTGACCTTCTGGACCTCTGTTCCCAG AATAATGGAGGCTGCAGCCCTTATGCCGTGTGCAAAAGTTCAGGGGATGGCCAGAGGACATGCACCTGTGACACAGCCCACACTGTGGGAGACGGATTCACCTGCCGTGCCCGAGTTGGCCTG GAACTCCTTCGGGACAAGCATGCCTCATTCTTCAGCCTCCACCTCCTG GAATACAAGGAGCTCAAGGGTAATGGGCCTTTCACAATCTTCGTACCGCATGCAGATCTGATGACCAACCTGTCACAG GACGAGCTGGCTAGGATTCGTGCGCATCGTCAGCTTGTGTTTCGCTACCATGTGGTTGGCTGCCGGCAGCTTCGGAGCCAGGAGATGCTGGATGAGGGATATGCCACAGCACTCTCAGGACACTCACTGCGCTTCAGCGAGAGGGAG GGCAGCATATACCTCAATGACTTTGCTCGCATAGTGAGCAGCGACCATGAGGCAGTGAATGGTGTCCTGCACTTCATTGACCGTGTCCTGCTGCCACCAGATGTACTACACTGGGAGGCTGACGCTACCCCAGCTCCTCGG AGAAATGTGACTATGGCAGCGGAGAGCTTCGGGTACAAGATCTTCAGCCACCTTGTGACG ACGGCTGGCCTCCTGCCTATGCTTCGAGATGCTTCCCATCAGCCCTTCACAATGCTGTGGCCCACAGATTCTGCCCTGCAAACCCTACCTCCTGACCGGCAGGCCTGGCTGTACCATGAGGACCACCGTGACAAGCTGTCAGCCATTCTGCGGGGCCATGTGATACGCAATGTTGAG GCTTTGGCAGCTGATTTACCCAACCTGGGCCCACTCCGAACCATGCACGGGACTCCCATCTCCTTCTCCTGCAGTCGGGTCCGGCCA GGTGAGCTTATGGTGGGCGAGGATGACGCCCACATTGTGCAGCGGCACTTGCCCTTTGAAGGTGGCCTGGCCTATGGCATTGACCAGCTGCTGGAGCCACCTGGCCTTGGTGCTCGCTGTGATCGCTTTGAGACCCGGCCACTGCGACTG AAGACTTGTAGCATCTGTGGGCTGGAGCCGCCCTGTCCTGAGGGATCGAAGGAGCAG GGCAGCCCTGAGGCCTGCTGGCGCTACTACTCCAAGTTCTGGACAACCCCTCCTCTGGGTTCCTTGGCACTTCGCAGTGTGTGGGTACGGCCCAGCCTCTGGAGCCAGCCCCAACGCCTGGGCAGGGGCTGCCACCGCAACTGTGTCACCACTAACTGGAAGCCCAGCTGCTGTCCTGGTCACTATGGCAGTGACTGCCAAG CTTGCCCTGGTGGTCCCAGCAGCCCCTGCAGTGACCATGGTGTGTGCCTGGATGGTATGAGTGGCAGTGGGCAGTGTCAGTGCCGTTCAGGTTTTGCTGGAACAGCCTGTGAACTCTGTGCCCCGGGTGCCTTTGGACTCCATTGCCAAG CCTGCCGCTGCAGTTCCCATGGTCACTGTGATGACGGCCTTGGAGGCTCTGGCTCCTGTTTCTGTGATGAAGGCTGGACTGGGCCACACTGTGAGGTGCAGCTGG AGCTGCAGTCTGTGTGCACCCCACCCTGTGCACCCCAGGCCATGTGTCGTGCGGGCAACAGCTGTGAGTGCAGCCTGGGCTATGAAGGTGATGGCCGTGTGTGCACAG TGGTGGACCTGTGCCAGAAGGGGCATGGCGGCTGCAGTGAGCATGCCAACTGTAGCCAAGTAGGCACAGTGGTCACCTGTGCTTGTCTGCCCAACTATGAGGGTGATGGCTGGAACTGCCGGGCCCGGAACCCCTGCTTGGACAGCCACCGTGGGGGCTGCAGTGAACATGCTGACTGTCTGAACACTGGCCCG AACACACGGCGCTGTGAGTGCCATGTAGGCTACGTGGGTGACGGACTGCAGTGTCTGGAGGAGCCTGAGCCACCCGTGGACCGCTGCCTGGACCAGCCACCACCCTGCCATGCGGATGCCGTGTGCACAGACCTACATTTCCAGG AGAAGCGGGCAGGTGTCTTCCACCTCCAGGCCAGCAGTGGCCCTTATGGCCTGACCTTCTTAGAGGCTGAGGTGGCATGTGGGACCCAGGGAGGTGTCCTTGCTACACTTCCTCAGCTGTCTGCTGCCCAGCAG CTGGGCTTCCACCTCTGCCTCGTGGGCTGGCTGGCCAATGGTTCTGCTGCCCACCCTGTCGTCTTTCCTGCAGCAGACTGTGGTGATGGTCGGGTAGGTGTAGTCAGCTTGGGTGTCCGTAAGAACCTCTCAGAGCATTGGGATGCCTACTGCTACCGTGTGCAAG ATGTGGCTTGCAGTTGTCGGGTCGGTTTTGTGGGTGATGGAATCAGCGTGTGCAATGGGAAGCTGCTTGACGTGCTGGCTGCCACTGCCAACTTCTCCACCTTCTATGGG ATGCTACTGAGCTATGCCAACGCCACCCAGCGGGGTCTCGACTTCCTGGACTTCTTAGATGATGAGCTCACCTACAAGACACTCTTTGTCCCTGTTAATGAAGGCTTTGTAGACAATACG ACACTGAGTGGCCCAGACCTGGAGCTGCATGCTTCCAATGCTACCTTCCTGAGCGCCAATGCCAGCCAGGGGACCTTGCTCCCTGCCCATTCAGGTCTCAGCCTTATCATCAGTGACTTGAGCCCCGAGAACAGTTCTGGGGCCCTGGTG GCCCCAGGAGCAGTTGTGGTTAGCCATGTCATCATGTGGGACATCATGGCTGTCAATGGTATCATCCATGTTCTGGCCAGCCCCCTCCTCGCACCCCCACAGACC GGGGCATTTCTGGCACCTGAGGCTCCACCTGTTGCAACAAGTGTGGGGGCTGTGGTAGCTGCTGGAACACTGCTTGGGTTGGTGTCTGGAGCCCTCTACCTGCGTGCCCGAAGCAAGCCTGCAGGCTTTGGCTTCTCTGCCTTCCAG GCAGAAGATGATGCCGATGATGACTTCTCTCCGTGGCAACAAGGGACTAGCCCAACCCTGGTCTCTGTCCCCAACCCTGTCTTTGGCAGCCATGATGCCTTTTGTGAGCCTTTCGAT GACTCGCTCATGGAGGAGGACTTCCCTGATACCCAGAGAATCCTTGCAGTCAAGTGA